GGATACACTTTTGCTGGGGTTTTAAAGGCTTGTGTTGGTGGCGACATTGCGTTCAACTATGTAAAACAGGTACATTCTAGGACATTCTATTATGGTTTTGATAGTAGTCCACTTGTTGCTAAtcttttgattgatttgtatTCGAAGAATGGGTACATCGAGTCAGCTAAAAAAGTATTCAATTGCATATGTATGAAGGATATTGTTACTTGGGTAGCTATGATCTCAGGTTTGTCTCAAAATGGACTTGAAGAAGAGGCCATTCTCCTTTTCTGTGACATGCATGCATCAGAAATCTTTCCTACTCCTTATGTACTGTCAAGTGTGTTAAGTGCTTCAACCAAGATACAATTATTTGAATTGGGAGAGCAGCTTCACTGTCTAGTTATTAAGTGGGGATTTCATTCGGAAACATATGTATGTAATGGTCTTGTGGCATTGTACTCCCGTTCCAGGAAATTGATTTCTGCCGAGCGGATATTCAGCACAATGAATTCTAGGGATGGGGTTTCATATAATTCACTAATATCAGGCCTAGTTCAGCAAGGATTTAGTGACAGGGCACTGGAGTTGTTTACTAAAATGCAACGAGATTGTTTGAAACCAGACTGTATTACGGTTGCTAGTCTGTTGAGTGCTTGTGCGTCAGTCGGGGCTCTTCACAAGGGAATGCAATTACACTCACATGCGATAAAAGCTGGAATGTCTGCAGACATTATTCTTGAAGGTTCTCTACTTGATCTTTATTCAAAGTGCGCTGATGTTGAGACGGcccataaattttttcttaccACAGAGACAGAAAACATAGTATTGTGGAATGTGATGCTAGTTGCTTATGGACAATTGGATAATCTTAGTGattcatttgaaatatttagaCAGATGCAAATGGAGGGCATGATACCCAATCAGTTCACCTACCCAAGTATCTTGAGAACTTGTACTTCTTTGGGAGCCTTGTATTTAGGAGAGCAAATCCATACCCATGTTATCAAGACTGGGTTTCAGTTGAATGTCTATGTTTGTAGTGTGCTTATAGATATGTATGCTAAATATGGACAATTAGCGCTTGCTCTTAGAATCCTGAGACGGCTGCCAGAGGACGATGTTGTCTCCTGGACAGCTATGATTGCTGGTTATGTGCAACATGATATGTTTTCTGAAGCACTTCAActttttgaagaaatggaaTATCGAGGAATTCAATTCGACAATATTGGATTTGCCAGTGCCATTAGTGCATGCGCAGGTATCCGGGCACTCCGTCAAGGCCAACAAATTCATGCCCAGTCATATGCGGCTGGATTTGGAGCCGATCTTTCGATCAACAACGCTCTAATTAGTCTATATGCCAGATGTGGTAGAATTCAGGAAGCCTATTTAGcatttgagaaaattggtgataaaaataatatttcttggAATTCGTTGGTTTCAGGATTGGCGCAGAGTGGGTATTTTGAAGAAGCATTGCAGGTATTTGTTCGAATGTTAAGGACCGAAGCAGAAGTTAATATGTTCACATATGGATCTGCAATTAGTGCTGCAGCCAGTCTTGCAAATATAAAGCAAGGGCAGCAAATCCATTCCATGGTTTTGAAAACCGGATACGATTCTGAGAGGGAAGTTTCTAATTCCTTAATTTCATTGTATGCAAAATCTGGTAGCATAAGTGATGCCTGGAGAGAATTCAATGATATGTCAGAAAGAAATGTGATTTCTTGGAATGCCATGATTACTGGCTATTCCCAGCATGGATGCGGTATGGAAGCACTTCGTCTTTTTGAAGAGATGAAGGTGTGCGGAATCATGCCAAATCATGTTACTTTTGTAGGAGTTTTGTCGGCATGCAGCCATATCGGTCTTGTAAAAGAAGGGCTTGATTATTTCGAATCCATGTTTAAAATACATGATTTGGTTCCTAAATCTGAACATTATGTGTGTGTAGTGGATCTCCTTGGTCGGGCTGGTCAGTTGGACCGTGCAATGGAATACATAAAAGAGATGCCTATCCCTGCAGATGCGATGATATGGAGAACGCTTTTAAGTGCTTGTGTTATCCACAAGAATATTGAAATAGGAGAGCGTGCTGCACATCATCTCCTAGAATTGGAACCTGAAGACTCGGCGACCTATGTgctaatatcaaatatatatgctGTTTCTAGACAATGGATTCACAGGGATTGGTCGAGGAAATTGATGAAAGATCGGGGGGTAAAGAAAGAGCCTGGTCGTAGTTGGATTGAAGTTAAGAATGCAGTCCATGCATTCTATGCTGGGGATAAGCTCCATCCACTGACAAATCAGATTTACGAGTATATAGGGCATTTAAATAGACGAACATCTGAAATTGGATATGTGCAAGATAGTTTCAGTCTTTTGAATGAGTCAGAGCAAGGCCAGAAGGATCCAATAACGCATGTTCACAGTGAGAAATTAGCAATTGCTTTTGGACTACTGAGCTTGGGTAATAATATTCCCATACGAGTAATGAAGAATCTTCGTGTCTGTAATGATTGTCATAATTGGATAAAATACGTATCGAAGATTTCAAACCGCTCGATTATAGTGAGGGATGCCCATCGCTTTCATCATTTTGATGGCGGAGTCTGCTCATGTAAAGATTTTTGGTAACTGCTTGTAAGAATACTCATCTGTTTGATTCTCTACTTCCATGGTTGGGTGATTGTACGACCCTAAAGCTTCCTGGTGTCAACGAACGCATACCCATTGGTCATACCTTGGAAGAATGTCTTGGGGAAAATGCTTGTTTGTACCGCATTTTTTAAGACAGATTGGAAATGTTTTCAGCTTTTACAGAAATGGATTGGTAAAGGCTGAGAAGATGAAAACTTGGACCTCGATTCAATCTGGACAGGAAAATCTTATGCAGTTGGGTAACATGCACCGTTTAGTTGCTTAAGGGCAGCCATAGGGAGGCGGATTACAAGTCTTCAAAAATTCTTTTGGCTGCAGTACTAGGATCACGCAGTATGGTCTCGGggattgtttttgtttcaagcAAATCAGCAAATgcttcctctttctttctaaatttcacAGATTTTCAAACGTTGGATCCAAACGTTGGATTGGGATCCCAAATCAGTGGTCTCAGCACTCAATTGCTCGAATTGAAGTCGGGTATTCTGCAAGCCTTTCCTTCAATCACATCATCTTAACCAAATCACTTTAATCAAAGACAATCAAACTTCTTCATTGGGGTAAACTTTGTTTCACTCCAATGGTAGTCTATGTGATCAACGCTACTGATTTTCCAGTGATGAAGAGGATTCCCATATTTTCCAGTCATCAACACTTCAGATTTTCCAATGAGGTAAACTTGTTCATTTGTTAGAACTTAGAAGCACACCATGCATGTTTGAGGATAGTTCAGTGGTGACTGGTTCTAGAAAAACTTGTGTTTACTGTTCAGATTAATCCTGCTGCTACAGGGAAGTGGATTCACAAACACACTTCTGATCTCTCATCTTCAGGCTAATAAGCTATGAAGAGCATAGTGTTTGGAGAATTTTTCACAGTAAATTATTGATCATTGACTAATGTAAATTCTGTATAGATTTTTTTCCCTGGTTTTGGGATTGCTGAATTGAGTTATAAAGTCAAGAGTTAATACATCGGAGTTAAGGTAGAGTTGTAAAAATTATGTTCTTCGATTAATACGCAAATTTAGTGAACATTATTGAAATTAGTGAACTTGAGTTatttaacacaaaattatGAAGTCGGTGGACCAAAGACTCCCTTAAAGGTAATAATTTGGTTCTACTAGACCAGTTTTATATCAAATCAGCTGAAGCAATTAATTTGATCACTTAATAGTGATACTTTTGGGATTGAACCAAATTGGACTGATTTTGGTTGGTGAAAGGAAACCAAgttgttgggattttttttattgaagttTTAAGTTTCAATAAACTTTGAAGTACATCAAGCAAACATAAACACTTAAATTCAAAGTCTAACGTATCTTACTTAGATAATTCTAAGGTCAAAGTACGTTATGTACCACACTGACAAATCAAACGTcaagatttattttaagagTTCCACTTGATTGACAATGctaaatctttttctttggtttggtttgtttgATCCCTAATTTGGACGGCCTCTTGCATGGAAAAATCTACTTATAATTCAGTTGATATTGACCGAGAGGTCAAATATTCGTATCTCTTATTTCtctaaagaatattttttagaacaaaataatttactttctatttgattcttacctttcaaaatattataattttacgattgaaaattcatttttgtctCACTCGACTCTCTCTAGGTTTCAAAATTATACtttaaacatcaaattttcatcaaatatccatttttcttataaaatgaCATTAACgtctaataatttaattttaaaaaataaaattaattaagtttcacTCCCTTTTTATCACtgttacaaataattttaaaacttcacttcataattattttaattaatggataaatattaacaaaagtgAATATTTAACGAAAATCAAAGTTtggaaaaatgtatatatgattgatatgttttgaaaagttttgtgGACTGTTATTCATATGATAGTTTGGATCCAAATGGAGTAccctaaaaaggaaaaaatgaagcAAATTTAGTGACATTTAGAGGGTATGACCGTACGGgcaccattcatttttctgtAGCATGTGGCCTTCCAAAGTTGATTTCTTCTAGTCTCCCTTCCAATTCTAGAAGTAgaatatacaaatttatttcCCTTTAATCCTCTtcaataatattcatttttttaaaactaaagaaaataaattattttacttagcttaataaaataataatgacttgttcaattttattttacttgtcaacaaattgtcaaaaatatcTCAAATCATGTAGTCTTATGGCACCAATAGCAGTTGTCCcaaaataatgatgataattgtaataataaaaataaaaagtggaTGTATTTAGTTAATCAACAATGCCAATTTAATACGAAATAAAagacatatacatatataggcttcattagaaaaattataaactaatttatgaGTTTAAAGTTGAAGAGTCCAGATCTTGTGTTCAATTTGGTTCTCAAACTTTCAATCTTATctttaatataaatgtttaataaaatctaaacttGAAAGTTCAGTGTTTTCTAAAATgtagaatttaaatttgttgtataCTTTATAATGTTTAACTTACTTAATGATCactatttagtttcttttaaaaaaatattttagaccTACCTCAcaatttagaaactaaaattgtaattCAACTTACGGATATACATACCCTagattattagaaaaatattggatttttttttttttgtgtgtgacTAAAGATGCAAATGGATGGATAAAAAATGTGCAATGGTAGAGAAATATTTAAGTAGATtttgaagaagttgaaaaagCTTCTCACATGGGGGCTTTAATTACACAAGAAGTATATGTTGAATGGCAGTCTCCGAAATTGAACCGAGAAAAAGTGAATGAATGAATGGAAAAGTTGATggaattttagtattttattataagttGGAATCTTCTaactttagaagaaaataatatatatatatatatcgatGAGACTAATTATCCGTTCGATTTTTTTGACTCTcgataataaattattagttttaaggAAAAGAAGATTAAATCGATgtctaataaataataataaaaaaggaaacaaaacaaagatatGAATTCATATTGTATAAGTTGCTCACAAATTTGTTAGATAtgtagaaaaaatgaaaatgaaaatgtggtCAAAATTAGCAACTTATAAtacaactttaattaatttgttgtttaagAAGGTTACGTAGTTATTCATCACTCATACAATAAATCTTATTGTAAAGCgcacaaaaaaaattagatcaATTTGATTAGATTTGATTAGTCAACTTTCGATTATTAATTACATCTCTACATGTATCACTTTCATATGTACTATTTTGTAATACGTCAATCAATacatcataaaaaattatgaaaacaaaaatcttttttctatacattagaagatgaagagattTATTGGACGTAATCAAAAGACTATTACTTGTCAAATGGGGAAGCTATTGAAGAAGGGTTTAAattaaagtgattttaactCTTTCTCCTCCAATCACTTTCATTAgagcttaattaatttgtaatataatgTGTAATTGCTCACATCTCCATTTGTTTTTGCTTTACCACAAATTactatttcaattttggacaatatatcattttcttaGGATAGtgtgtatttttatattatatatagtgCGCATGCTTGGATGTGTATGGATAGAAGTTGTTTGTAtatccaatttttaaaaataagaagattGAGCTTAATTCTTgttggatttttatttttttagctatcatttaagttaaatttagtTGTCGAActtttagttgtttttaaaatttacaacatacaaaacaaaaattttatgattttagtagacctaaaattaaaatatacatgtattttgaattttgttcatatctattaaacataaaattggtAGTTTAGAAACTTTTGAACGAATGAATGTCtactttattcatttgaattctttctATTACTGTCTAacgtttaaatttaaatacaattgtaattgttgttattttttagttgaattAGTCAAAGAATTAGTTTTATGTGAAGTGGTTGAATCGGTggaatttaaatacaaattagtTTATGTTCTTTCACAtttctaaatttagttttaagttttaataacttttttagaaCGATAAGAGTTTTGACGAAGTAATTAATCTTCGTTGTtagttataaattaattaattacaacaattttcatctaagaaaagaaagtgaatatataatttgacGGTGTTAAAGAAGAcacataaatattattattttgaagataaagaataaaataaataaaaaagttttaaaatacaatgataaaaaataacatttcaaattagtttttatcaaatttaataaaataacgaacaataatttcatttaagaTCAACGcgaatatgtttaaaaaaactataaatgaaaaaacccAGCAAACATATTTAACCATGCATATAGATTGAATTTAGAGGTTTAATATTAACTTGGCAACAGTTTAATTCCAAAGTattgaagatgtttttaatgatttattaaaattataatgacAAAATATGTTGTAtgccattttttattattttaccaaCTCAACCTATCTTTAATTCACCAACATGTTAATGCACACATTTAAAAGTAAGATTCCAACTACACCATTGAAGCTGTAAAATTCAGAAGAGTCTCAATTTTAGACAAtcattttaaagttgaattaaTCACTACATAAGATGGatttaaaaagaagcaaaagtgAATACATAAAAGAcgtaaattgaattaaaatcacgtttagaaaatggagaaaataaattaataaaatagaaaaggtaGGTTTGACTAGAAGTCAAACATCAGGTGAGTCactctttttcattctttggTCGGTGCTCTCCTAACCAAtcattctttccttttcttttcttaattgttaatgtccataaaaaaaatcataataaatctTCCAATtactattttcctttttattaagattcatcaaaataaaaaaaagtttacgtaaattaatctatattttgtaattgattTCTCTCTCCATATTCTCAATTTAAGAATGGTATTTTTTACTAGTTCTAACATCataatttgtataaatttaatcgGTTAATATCGTTAACTATACTTCTAGACTTCAAACTTTTTGATTTGATATGTATTCTAATATCATAATTGATAGTACGTGATTTTAtcccaaaatcaaattgaaatgagAGTATGTCATTTATCTTATAAAAAGGTTTGAGTATTCTTAATGTTGTTGTATTGAGATTTTCaactaatttcatttataGCAATATAGTTattgtatttcaaaatttaaaactatttactccAAAACCTAAAAGTTGGTGTTAAGATTAATAAACTTTTGTGCATGTAAGCAGGAATTTTGGACCTGATATGCTTATGAACTACCATGTTCAAAcgagtaaattttaaaaaattgatattcaatttttaaaaaagattaattatagataaattcaataaatttttttaaaatagtagattttataaaatatttaccactACAactaattctatttttaaaataaatattctaatttattttactatttttaaaaatgtatcataaattttccataataattaaatcttaaaactataaataacctgtaaatatgtatatttataaacatgaATTGCtacttcaattattattaaaaaaatgtattgttTCTCTCTATTATTTGagacttttaaaaatagaataaattatCTACActcaataatacaaaattactatatgacaaaattcattacataatttatataatacaaaactACTCTATgacaaaattcattatatgagaatttatataaatgaaagtaagtggaaagtatttattttgagtttggattaaaattttcatctacACGGTAAACAgtttaccaatttttttatttttaagaattagcttcattatatttgataaatattttgttttttaccgtttttattattttcttttatatactGTAACCACTTTTAGGTAAAGCTCATaaagtgtgtgtatatataataaataaaaacaaaatgtacaATTAAATAGGAAGATATGattaagaaaagagaagagagggGAAGTCGGCATTGCCGAGTGTATCCCGTGGGGAACCACATTATCCACCTTCACATTTCTTTCCTATTCCCTTTGCTTTGCTTTGACTTCGCCTCAACTCTTCTCTTCCACGTGCAccttctttttcacttttctaaTACTTCTACTCTCTTTTGTAATATcaactattcaaattaaattagtatagttcattcattcaactttataacataatatactcatttttatcttattataactcttaaattcaaaaacaaatttgtttatttgttttgatagcttctctttttacatttttacttcttatatctaattcaaatttaatattataataattaaagggGTTGTAGGATTGTTTTTTCATCAATTAAGTAGAAGATAATTGTctaaaagaaggaagaaggaagagaaatgaaatagaaggttaaaattaaattctttttttgtttacaaaatCCATTAGGAATACTTCAACAAGAAGAATTCTCAACTCAAAATAACCGACTTCATTCCATTGGCGGCGCGTTCATTCCAATGTAAACGcctttgaaaattaaaatcacaATACATCCtttccaaattattttttatatataatctttCTCTCCAgaagaattagaagaaaaagaaaaacccatttcaatttttgatgAAATAAATTGCATGGCAGATCCAGAGGACAACAAGGCTTCAGAAATGTTTTTGAATTTCAGCAGAGAGATGGAGATGTCAGCTATGGTTTCCGCTCTCACCCACGTCGTCGCCGGCGACACGCCGGACAGAGATGCTTCTTATGATTCCACATGGACCTCTTCCTCTGTTTCTGCTCCCGCC
This DNA window, taken from Cucumis sativus cultivar 9930 chromosome 6, Cucumber_9930_V3, whole genome shotgun sequence, encodes the following:
- the LOC101207832 gene encoding pentatricopeptide repeat-containing protein At4g13650 isoform X1 is translated as MAAARVWIKPTSNFRPSFTTMKCIDWIDKTNNVVRVSGVGATNSHSFDQTTLHMEQGKSKRIQLMNFMEERGVRSNYQNYLWLLEGCLTSGSLFETMRLHCRISKSGFDGEPLLIDSLVDNYFRHGDQHGAVKVFDENSNRSVFSWNKMIHVFVAQKSNFQVFCLFRRMLAEGITPNGYTFAGVLKACVGGDIAFNYVKQVHSRTFYYGFDSSPLVANLLIDLYSKNGYIESAKKVFNCICMKDIVTWVAMISGLSQNGLEEEAILLFCDMHASEIFPTPYVLSSVLSASTKIQLFELGEQLHCLVIKWGFHSETYVCNGLVALYSRSRKLISAERIFSTMNSRDGVSYNSLISGLVQQGFSDRALELFTKMQRDCLKPDCITVASLLSACASVGALHKGMQLHSHAIKAGMSADIILEGSLLDLYSKCADVETAHKFFLTTETENIVLWNVMLVAYGQLDNLSDSFEIFRQMQMEGMIPNQFTYPSILRTCTSLGALYLGEQIHTHVIKTGFQLNVYVCSVLIDMYAKYGQLALALRILRRLPEDDVVSWTAMIAGYVQHDMFSEALQLFEEMEYRGIQFDNIGFASAISACAGIRALRQGQQIHAQSYAAGFGADLSINNALISLYARCGRIQEAYLAFEKIGDKNNISWNSLVSGLAQSGYFEEALQVFVRMLRTEAEVNMFTYGSAISAAASLANIKQGQQIHSMVLKTGYDSEREVSNSLISLYAKSGSISDAWREFNDMSERNVISWNAMITGYSQHGCGMEALRLFEEMKVCGIMPNHVTFVGVLSACSHIGLVKEGLDYFESMFKIHDLVPKSEHYVCVVDLLGRAGQLDRAMEYIKEMPIPADAMIWRTLLSACVIHKNIEIGERAAHHLLELEPEDSATYVLISNIYAVSRQWIHRDWSRKLMKDRGVKKEPGRSWIEVKNAVHAFYAGDKLHPLTNQIYEYIGHLNRRTSEIGYVQDSFSLLNESEQGQKDPITHVHSEKLAIAFGLLSLGNNIPIRVMKNLRVCNDCHNWIKYVSKISNRSIIVRDAHRFHHFDGGVCSCKDFW
- the LOC101207832 gene encoding pentatricopeptide repeat-containing protein At4g13650 isoform X2, translated to MIHVFVAQKSNFQVFCLFRRMLAEGITPNGYTFAGVLKACVGGDIAFNYVKQVHSRTFYYGFDSSPLVANLLIDLYSKNGYIESAKKVFNCICMKDIVTWVAMISGLSQNGLEEEAILLFCDMHASEIFPTPYVLSSVLSASTKIQLFELGEQLHCLVIKWGFHSETYVCNGLVALYSRSRKLISAERIFSTMNSRDGVSYNSLISGLVQQGFSDRALELFTKMQRDCLKPDCITVASLLSACASVGALHKGMQLHSHAIKAGMSADIILEGSLLDLYSKCADVETAHKFFLTTETENIVLWNVMLVAYGQLDNLSDSFEIFRQMQMEGMIPNQFTYPSILRTCTSLGALYLGEQIHTHVIKTGFQLNVYVCSVLIDMYAKYGQLALALRILRRLPEDDVVSWTAMIAGYVQHDMFSEALQLFEEMEYRGIQFDNIGFASAISACAGIRALRQGQQIHAQSYAAGFGADLSINNALISLYARCGRIQEAYLAFEKIGDKNNISWNSLVSGLAQSGYFEEALQVFVRMLRTEAEVNMFTYGSAISAAASLANIKQGQQIHSMVLKTGYDSEREVSNSLISLYAKSGSISDAWREFNDMSERNVISWNAMITGYSQHGCGMEALRLFEEMKVCGIMPNHVTFVGVLSACSHIGLVKEGLDYFESMFKIHDLVPKSEHYVCVVDLLGRAGQLDRAMEYIKEMPIPADAMIWRTLLSACVIHKNIEIGERAAHHLLELEPEDSATYVLISNIYAVSRQWIHRDWSRKLMKDRGVKKEPGRSWIEVKNAVHAFYAGDKLHPLTNQIYEYIGHLNRRTSEIGYVQDSFSLLNESEQGQKDPITHVHSEKLAIAFGLLSLGNNIPIRVMKNLRVCNDCHNWIKYVSKISNRSIIVRDAHRFHHFDGGVCSCKDFW
- the LOC101207832 gene encoding pentatricopeptide repeat-containing protein At4g13650 isoform X3, with the translated sequence MAAARVWIKPTSNFRPSFTTMKCIDWIDKTNNVVRVSGVGATNSHSFDQTTLHMEQEVEFPGVLSLPKNVSRRNYSQWIHFCWGFKGLCWWRHCVQLCKTGLSQNGLEEEAILLFCDMHASEIFPTPYVLSSVLSASTKIQLFELGEQLHCLVIKWGFHSETYVCNGLVALYSRSRKLISAERIFSTMNSRDGVSYNSLISGLVQQGFSDRALELFTKMQRDCLKPDCITVASLLSACASVGALHKGMQLHSHAIKAGMSADIILEGSLLDLYSKCADVETAHKFFLTTETENIVLWNVMLVAYGQLDNLSDSFEIFRQMQMEGMIPNQFTYPSILRTCTSLGALYLGEQIHTHVIKTGFQLNVYVCSVLIDMYAKYGQLALALRILRRLPEDDVVSWTAMIAGYVQHDMFSEALQLFEEMEYRGIQFDNIGFASAISACAGIRALRQGQQIHAQSYAAGFGADLSINNALISLYARCGRIQEAYLAFEKIGDKNNISWNSLVSGLAQSGYFEEALQVFVRMLRTEAEVNMFTYGSAISAAASLANIKQGQQIHSMVLKTGYDSEREVSNSLISLYAKSGSISDAWREFNDMSERNVISWNAMITGYSQHGCGMEALRLFEEMKVCGIMPNHVTFVGVLSACSHIGLVKEGLDYFESMFKIHDLVPKSEHYVCVVDLLGRAGQLDRAMEYIKEMPIPADAMIWRTLLSACVIHKNIEIGERAAHHLLELEPEDSATYVLISNIYAVSRQWIHRDWSRKLMKDRGVKKEPGRSWIEVKNAVHAFYAGDKLHPLTNQIYEYIGHLNRRTSEIGYVQDSFSLLNESEQGQKDPITHVHSEKLAIAFGLLSLGNNIPIRVMKNLRVCNDCHNWIKYVSKISNRSIIVRDAHRFHHFDGGVCSCKDFW